The proteins below are encoded in one region of Streptomyces marianii:
- a CDS encoding ribonuclease HII produces MPYEPPTHTVERSLRATTGAKIIAGVDEVGRGAWAGPVTVCAAVTGLRRPPEGLTDSKLITPKRRAVLAAELDRWVTCHALGHASPEEIDDLGMTAALRLAAVRALDGLPVRPDAVILDGKHDYLGAPWRVRTVIKGDQSCIAVAAASVIAKVRRDALMAELGLEAAAFEPYAFADNAGYPSPVHKAALHELGPTPFHRLSWAYLDAMPRWRHLKKVRLPVETAALESGGQLGFDF; encoded by the coding sequence ATGCCGTACGAACCACCCACCCACACCGTTGAGCGCTCACTCCGCGCCACCACCGGTGCCAAGATCATCGCCGGTGTCGACGAGGTCGGGCGAGGGGCGTGGGCCGGTCCTGTCACAGTGTGCGCGGCCGTCACGGGCCTGCGCAGGCCCCCCGAGGGGCTGACCGACTCCAAGCTGATCACTCCCAAGCGTCGCGCCGTCCTGGCCGCGGAGCTGGATAGATGGGTCACCTGTCATGCGCTCGGGCACGCCTCCCCGGAGGAGATCGACGACCTGGGGATGACGGCGGCCCTGCGGCTGGCGGCCGTGCGGGCTCTGGACGGGCTTCCCGTCCGGCCCGACGCGGTCATCCTGGACGGCAAGCACGACTACCTGGGCGCGCCCTGGCGGGTCCGGACGGTCATCAAGGGCGACCAGTCCTGTATCGCCGTGGCGGCCGCCTCGGTGATCGCCAAGGTGCGGCGGGATGCGCTGATGGCCGAGCTCGGACTGGAAGCGGCGGCGTTCGAGCCGTACGCCTTCGCGGACAACGCCGGCTACCCGTCGCCCGTGCACAAGGCGGCGCTGCACGAGCTGGGTCCCACCCCCTTCCACCGGCTTTCCTGGGCCTACCTCGACGCGATGCCGCGCTGGCGGCATCTGAAGAAGGTCCGGCTCCCGGTGGAGACGGCCGCTCTGGAAAGCGGGGGCCAACTCGGCTTCGACTTCTGA
- a CDS encoding DUF4153 domain-containing protein codes for MPGAAQSHGSLAGPGGAQARTQHGQPWRPPVERPEARLASIRPARREPARAATLWCALATALLSALLLGDGLGVNLLIVAAPATLAAYFAARAAGRRLRPWTAVWAVGGLALLLVPALRDAGWPTFLAVVSALAVGSLALHGGRTWPGVVLGPVGVLDSLVTGPVWGWRGLRERADGSRGRWGPVLRASAVAVFLLLVFGALFAGADAAFADLLGQLTPDVSGVDAPWRFLLFLVGLAGALAAAHTAAAPLRWDRFTLRQGRARGRVEWALPLIVLDLLFAAFIAVQLAVLFGGYDRVLRETGLTYAEYARQGFWQLLWATLLTLVVIGLALRWAPCGGARDSALVRAVLGTLCVLTLVVVASALRRMDLYVDAYGLTRLRISVAAMELWLGLVLVLIIAAGILGSRWLPRAVAGSAAAAVLAFGLGSPDALVAERNVQRFESTGKIDVRYLRDLSADAVPALDALPEPVRSCALKDIERVLWETEQSWYDTSWGQARAREILEKRPASAGGSSCREYGRYGGGGDEYTRDGYGEDSYPDDFDPGTGMD; via the coding sequence ATGCCCGGGGCCGCACAGAGCCACGGTTCGTTGGCCGGCCCCGGCGGCGCCCAGGCGCGCACGCAGCACGGACAGCCCTGGCGTCCACCGGTCGAACGGCCCGAGGCCCGGCTCGCCTCCATCCGCCCCGCCCGGCGCGAGCCCGCTCGTGCGGCGACGCTCTGGTGTGCCCTCGCCACCGCACTGCTCAGCGCATTGCTGCTCGGTGACGGGCTCGGGGTGAACCTGCTGATCGTCGCGGCGCCGGCCACGCTCGCCGCGTACTTCGCCGCCAGAGCCGCGGGCCGACGGCTGCGCCCCTGGACGGCCGTCTGGGCGGTCGGCGGCCTCGCGCTGCTGCTCGTCCCGGCCCTGCGCGACGCGGGCTGGCCGACGTTCCTGGCCGTGGTCTCGGCGCTGGCCGTCGGCTCGCTCGCTCTTCACGGGGGCCGCACCTGGCCGGGCGTCGTCCTCGGTCCGGTCGGCGTGCTGGACTCGCTGGTGACCGGTCCGGTGTGGGGGTGGCGCGGACTCCGCGAACGTGCGGACGGTTCGAGGGGCCGCTGGGGCCCCGTGCTGCGCGCGAGCGCGGTGGCCGTCTTCCTGCTCCTCGTGTTCGGCGCGCTGTTCGCGGGCGCCGACGCGGCGTTCGCCGATCTGCTCGGCCAGCTGACACCGGACGTCTCGGGTGTCGACGCCCCCTGGCGCTTCCTGCTGTTCCTCGTCGGGCTGGCCGGGGCACTCGCGGCGGCGCACACCGCGGCGGCGCCGTTGCGCTGGGACCGCTTCACCCTGCGACAGGGCAGAGCGAGGGGCAGGGTCGAGTGGGCCCTTCCCCTGATCGTCCTGGACCTGCTCTTCGCGGCCTTCATCGCCGTCCAGCTGGCCGTCCTCTTCGGCGGGTACGACAGGGTGCTCCGCGAGACGGGACTCACCTACGCCGAGTACGCGCGGCAGGGTTTCTGGCAGCTGCTGTGGGCCACTCTGCTCACCCTCGTCGTCATCGGGCTGGCGCTGCGCTGGGCGCCGTGCGGAGGGGCCCGCGACAGCGCCCTCGTCCGCGCGGTGCTCGGCACGCTGTGCGTACTCACCCTGGTGGTGGTGGCCTCCGCGCTGCGCAGGATGGACCTCTACGTCGACGCGTACGGGCTGACGCGGCTGCGGATCTCGGTCGCCGCGATGGAGCTGTGGCTGGGACTCGTGCTGGTGCTGATCATCGCCGCGGGGATCCTCGGGAGCCGCTGGCTGCCGCGCGCCGTCGCGGGCAGTGCCGCCGCCGCGGTCCTGGCCTTCGGCCTCGGCTCGCCCGACGCGCTGGTCGCCGAGCGCAACGTCCAGCGCTTCGAGAGCACAGGGAAGATCGACGTCCGGTATCTGCGCGATCTTTCGGCGGACGCCGTCCCCGCTCTCGACGCCCTTCCCGAGCCGGTGCGCTCCTGCGCGCTGAAGGACATCGAACGCGTCCTGTGGGAGACGGAGCAGTCCTGGTACGACACGAGCTGGGGGCAGGCCCGGGCGAGGGAGATCCTGGAGAAGCGGCCGGCATCGGCGGGCGGTTCGTCCTGCCGGGAGTACGGGCGGTACGGAGGGGGCGGGGACGAGTACACCCGTGACGGGTACGGGGAGGACTCCTACCCCGACGACTTCGACCCCGGTACCGGCATGGACTGA
- a CDS encoding ADP-ribosylglycohydrolase family protein, which yields MTADSSLDRRLDRALASLRGLSVGDALGSQFFVPSNYPLLKRRALPSGPWQWTDDTEMACSVVAVLAAHSRIDQDALARSFADHHDFDRGYGPAVNRMLRLIREGGDWRELASQLFNGQGSWGNGAAMRIAPLGAWYADDPEQATHQAEISAYTTHQHREAVVGSMAVAAAAALAAAPGGPPPPADLLDGVIALVPRSAVGQGLRRARDMLDYGDAGTVAAVLGRGRRTSAHDTVPFALWSAARALGDFEKTFWTTAQVGGDVDTTCAIAGGVVAAAGAGAPPAAWLAQTEDLPDWLPAQVA from the coding sequence ATGACCGCTGACTCCTCTCTCGACCGGCGCCTCGACCGCGCCCTGGCCAGCCTGCGCGGGCTGTCCGTGGGAGACGCCCTGGGCTCCCAGTTCTTCGTACCCTCCAACTATCCGCTGCTGAAACGGCGCGCGCTGCCGTCGGGGCCCTGGCAGTGGACCGACGACACCGAGATGGCCTGCTCGGTGGTGGCCGTCCTGGCCGCCCACAGCCGGATCGACCAGGACGCCCTCGCGCGGTCCTTCGCCGACCACCACGACTTCGACCGGGGCTACGGGCCCGCCGTCAACCGGATGCTGCGGCTGATCCGCGAGGGCGGCGACTGGCGTGAGCTGGCCTCGCAGCTCTTCAACGGCCAGGGCTCGTGGGGCAACGGCGCGGCGATGCGTATCGCCCCGCTCGGCGCCTGGTACGCCGACGACCCCGAGCAGGCCACCCATCAGGCGGAGATCTCCGCGTACACGACGCACCAGCACCGCGAGGCCGTCGTCGGCAGCATGGCGGTCGCGGCGGCGGCGGCGCTCGCGGCCGCCCCGGGCGGGCCTCCGCCGCCCGCCGACCTGCTCGACGGCGTGATCGCACTCGTGCCGCGCAGCGCGGTGGGGCAGGGGCTCCGCCGGGCGCGCGACATGCTCGACTACGGCGATGCCGGCACGGTCGCGGCGGTGCTCGGCCGGGGACGGCGCACCAGCGCGCACGACACCGTTCCGTTCGCGCTCTGGTCCGCGGCACGGGCGCTCGGGGACTTCGAGAAGACCTTCTGGACCACCGCTCAGGTCGGCGGGGACGTCGACACGACCTGCGCCATCGCGGGGGGAGTGGTCGCGGCGGCGGGGGCCGGGGCTCCGCCCGCGGCCTGGCTGGCGCAGACCGAGGACCTGCCCGACTGGCTGCCCGCCCAGGTTGCCTGA
- a CDS encoding histidine phosphatase family protein: protein MARPRRIVLVRHGESEGNADDSVYERKPDHALSLTDRGWHQAEETGNRLRGLFGHERVSVYVSPYRRTHQTLHAFRLDPRLVRVREEPRLREQDWGNWQERDAVRLQKAYRDAYGHFFYRFPQGESGADVYDRVGAFLESLYRSFESPEHPPNVLLVTHGLTMRLFCMRWFHWTVPEFESLSNPDNGETRVLLLGEDGRYTLDRPFERWCTPEWYGITG from the coding sequence ATGGCACGACCACGGCGCATCGTCCTCGTCCGGCACGGCGAGTCGGAGGGCAACGCCGACGACTCGGTCTACGAGCGCAAGCCCGATCATGCGCTGAGCCTCACCGACCGTGGGTGGCACCAGGCCGAGGAGACCGGCAACCGGCTGCGCGGGCTGTTCGGCCACGAGCGCGTCAGTGTCTATGTGTCGCCTTATCGACGTACCCACCAGACCCTTCACGCGTTCCGGCTCGACCCTCGGCTCGTCCGGGTCAGGGAGGAGCCGCGGCTGCGCGAGCAGGACTGGGGGAACTGGCAGGAGAGGGACGCCGTGCGGTTGCAGAAGGCCTACCGCGATGCCTACGGCCACTTCTTCTACCGCTTTCCGCAGGGTGAGTCGGGAGCCGATGTGTACGACAGGGTGGGGGCGTTCCTGGAGAGCCTCTACCGGAGCTTCGAATCGCCCGAGCACCCGCCCAACGTCCTGCTCGTCACCCACGGACTGACCATGCGCCTCTTCTGCATGCGCTGGTTCCACTGGACGGTGCCCGAGTTCGAGTCGCTGTCGAATCCCGACAACGGCGAGACGCGGGTGCTGCTGCTCGGCGAGGACGGCCGGTACACGCTGGACAGGCCTTTCGAGCGCTGGTGCACCCCCGAGTGGTACGGGATCACCGGTTAG
- a CDS encoding YdbC family protein, translating to MLVKWIRCTVVDRRGFERGQRKWAGLLGEPGFRGQGGGWSRGRPDVAHVFAFWESRAFYDSFMARSHDRLASAQSGTYRNLQAKLFDHRFDVKTGFEPRFTDADVVRVAHCKVHEHRVEHFSLMQEKVWNPAMAGSPGMVRGLFGEAPGNEFLVLSMWQSVAEHGKYRVERVERLSLRAQTEADIAALAGDVVELQPSWTV from the coding sequence GTGCTGGTCAAGTGGATTCGCTGCACCGTCGTGGACCGTCGGGGGTTCGAACGCGGGCAGCGGAAATGGGCGGGGCTGCTGGGGGAGCCGGGCTTCCGGGGGCAGGGTGGCGGCTGGAGCAGGGGGCGGCCGGATGTCGCGCACGTGTTCGCGTTCTGGGAGTCCCGCGCGTTCTACGACTCATTCATGGCGCGGTCGCACGACCGACTCGCGTCCGCCCAGTCGGGCACGTACAGGAACCTCCAGGCAAAGCTCTTCGACCACCGCTTCGACGTGAAGACCGGATTCGAGCCGCGCTTCACGGACGCCGACGTGGTGCGCGTGGCGCACTGCAAGGTGCACGAGCACCGGGTCGAGCACTTCTCCCTGATGCAGGAGAAGGTGTGGAACCCGGCGATGGCGGGGTCTCCGGGAATGGTGCGGGGGCTCTTCGGCGAGGCTCCGGGGAACGAGTTCCTGGTGCTGTCCATGTGGCAGTCGGTCGCCGAGCACGGCAAGTACCGGGTGGAACGGGTGGAGCGGCTCTCCCTGAGAGCACAGACGGAGGCGGACATCGCGGCGCTGGCCGGCGACGTCGTGGAGCTTCAGCCGTCCTGGACCGTGTGA
- a CDS encoding TerD family protein, with product MSSLSKGLRKVQVTLKWDPSPIGAAAHDLDIVAATYRADAPHGAPAYLVHFDSRSPDGTITLDRDSRTGQGFGADEVMTLELERLAAAYARVVVGVVIQQRNAEKSFADVPNTGVRILDGPVELASHDLSGVPDASAATIAEFTRDDAGAWQLRPVLRGFSADPAEFAELMGTPA from the coding sequence GTGAGCAGTCTCAGCAAAGGGCTCCGGAAGGTCCAGGTGACGCTCAAGTGGGACCCCAGCCCCATCGGAGCGGCCGCCCACGACCTCGACATCGTCGCCGCCACCTACAGGGCGGACGCCCCGCACGGCGCGCCCGCCTATCTCGTGCACTTCGACAGCCGGTCGCCCGACGGCACCATCACCCTGGACCGGGACAGCCGTACCGGGCAGGGCTTCGGCGCGGACGAGGTGATGACCCTCGAACTCGAACGGCTGGCGGCTGCCTACGCGAGGGTCGTCGTCGGCGTCGTCATCCAGCAGCGGAACGCGGAGAAGTCCTTCGCCGACGTCCCCAACACCGGAGTCCGGATACTCGACGGTCCGGTGGAGCTGGCGAGCCACGACCTTTCGGGCGTCCCGGACGCCTCGGCCGCCACGATCGCGGAGTTCACCCGGGACGACGCGGGAGCGTGGCAGCTGCGTCCGGTCCTGCGCGGTTTCAGCGCCGACCCGGCCGAGTTCGCCGAGCTGATGGGCACGCCCGCCTGA
- a CDS encoding vitamin B12-dependent ribonucleotide reductase: MTETTSGPARGSRAKGSKAAAARQGLRIERVHTTPGVHPYDEVAWERRDVVMTNWRDGSVNFEQRGVEFPDFWSVNAVNIVTSKYFRGAVGTPQREVSLKQLIDRIVKTYRKAGEDYKYFASPADAEIFEHELAYALLHQIFSFNSPVWFNVGTPQPQQVSACFILSVDDSMESILDWYKEEGMIFKGGSGAGLNLSRIRSSKELLSSGGNASGPVSFMRGADASAGTIKSGGATRRAAKMVILDVDHPDVEDFIETKVKEEEKIRALRDAGFDMDLGGDDITSVQYQNANNSVRVNDEFMKAVEAGGKFGLRARMTGEVIEEVDAKSLFRKMAEAAWACADPGIQYDDTINHWHTCPESGRINGSNPCSEYMHLDNTSCNLASLNLMKFLKDDGRGNQSFDVERFQKVVELVITAMDISICFADFPTRKIGENTRAFRQLGIGYANLGALLMATGHAYDSDGGRALAGAVTSLMTGTSYRRSAELAAVVGPYDGYARNAEPHQRVMKQHADANGTAVRMDDLDTPIWAAATEAWQDVVRLGAKNGFRNAQASVIAPTGTIGLAMSCDTTGLEPDLALVKFKKLVGGGSMQIVNGTVPQALRRLGYQEEQIEAIVAHISEHGNVIDAPGLKPGHYEVFDCAMGERAISPMGHVRMMAAIQPWISGALSKTVNMPETATVEEVEEIYFEAWKMGVKALAIYRDNCKVGQPLSAKKKEEEKQEIAEKAEEAIRTAVEKVVEYRPVRKRLPKGRPGITTSFTVGGAEGYMTANSYPDDGLGEVFLKMSKQGSTLAGMMDAFSIAVSVGLQYGVPLETYVSKFTNMRFEPAGMTDDPDVRMAQSIVDYIFRRLALDFLPFETRSALGIHSAEERQRHLETGSYEPAEDEVDVEGLAQSAPRQQESLKPVSAPKAGTPAPQQAHTSAELVEMQLGISADAPLCFSCGTKMQRAGSCYICEGCGSTSGCS; encoded by the coding sequence ATGACAGAGACGACGAGCGGCCCGGCACGAGGGTCCCGCGCCAAGGGATCCAAGGCTGCCGCGGCCCGGCAGGGCCTGCGCATCGAGCGCGTCCACACCACACCCGGCGTGCACCCGTACGACGAGGTGGCCTGGGAGCGCCGTGACGTCGTCATGACCAACTGGCGCGACGGCTCGGTCAACTTCGAGCAGCGTGGCGTCGAGTTCCCCGACTTCTGGTCGGTGAACGCGGTCAACATCGTCACCAGCAAGTACTTCCGCGGGGCGGTCGGCACCCCGCAGCGCGAGGTGAGCCTGAAGCAGCTCATCGACCGCATCGTGAAGACGTACCGCAAGGCCGGTGAGGACTACAAGTACTTCGCCTCGCCCGCCGACGCGGAGATCTTCGAGCACGAGCTGGCGTACGCCCTTCTGCACCAGATCTTCAGCTTCAACTCGCCGGTGTGGTTCAACGTCGGCACGCCCCAGCCGCAGCAGGTCTCCGCCTGCTTCATCCTGTCCGTCGACGACTCCATGGAGTCGATCCTCGACTGGTACAAGGAAGAGGGCATGATCTTCAAGGGCGGCTCCGGCGCCGGTCTGAACCTCTCCCGGATCCGCTCCTCCAAGGAACTGCTCTCCTCCGGCGGGAACGCCTCCGGACCGGTCTCCTTCATGCGCGGGGCCGACGCCTCCGCCGGAACGATCAAGTCCGGTGGTGCGACGCGGCGGGCCGCCAAGATGGTCATCCTCGACGTCGACCACCCCGACGTCGAGGACTTCATCGAGACCAAGGTCAAGGAGGAGGAGAAGATCCGCGCGCTGCGCGACGCGGGCTTCGACATGGACCTGGGCGGCGACGACATCACGTCCGTCCAGTACCAGAACGCCAACAACTCCGTCCGTGTGAACGACGAGTTCATGAAGGCCGTCGAGGCCGGTGGCAAGTTCGGCCTGCGTGCCCGGATGACCGGCGAGGTCATCGAGGAGGTCGACGCGAAGTCGCTCTTCCGCAAGATGGCCGAGGCGGCGTGGGCCTGTGCCGATCCGGGCATCCAGTACGACGACACCATCAACCACTGGCACACCTGCCCCGAGTCGGGCCGGATCAACGGCTCGAACCCGTGCAGCGAGTACATGCACCTGGACAACACGTCCTGCAACCTGGCCTCGCTGAACCTGATGAAGTTCCTGAAGGACGACGGCAGGGGCAACCAGTCCTTCGACGTCGAGCGCTTCCAGAAGGTCGTCGAACTCGTCATCACGGCGATGGACATCTCCATCTGCTTCGCGGACTTCCCGACTCGGAAGATCGGCGAGAACACCCGCGCCTTCCGTCAGCTCGGCATCGGCTACGCCAACCTGGGCGCCCTGCTGATGGCGACCGGCCACGCGTACGACTCCGACGGCGGCCGCGCCCTGGCCGGTGCCGTCACCTCGCTGATGACGGGCACCTCCTACCGGCGCTCCGCCGAGCTCGCCGCGGTCGTCGGCCCGTACGACGGCTACGCCCGAAATGCCGAACCGCACCAGCGGGTGATGAAGCAGCACGCCGACGCCAACGGCACGGCCGTCCGCATGGACGACCTGGACACCCCGATCTGGGCCGCGGCCACCGAGGCCTGGCAGGACGTGGTCCGCCTCGGCGCGAAGAACGGTTTCCGCAACGCGCAGGCGTCCGTCATCGCCCCGACCGGCACGATCGGTCTCGCGATGTCCTGCGACACCACCGGTCTGGAGCCGGACCTCGCACTGGTCAAGTTCAAGAAGCTCGTCGGCGGCGGCTCGATGCAGATCGTCAACGGCACCGTGCCGCAGGCGCTGCGCCGTCTCGGCTACCAGGAAGAGCAGATCGAGGCGATCGTCGCCCACATCTCCGAGCACGGCAACGTGATCGACGCTCCGGGCCTGAAGCCCGGGCACTACGAGGTCTTCGACTGCGCTATGGGCGAGCGCGCCATCTCCCCGATGGGCCACGTCCGGATGATGGCCGCGATCCAGCCGTGGATCTCCGGCGCCCTGTCCAAGACGGTCAACATGCCGGAGACGGCGACCGTCGAGGAGGTCGAGGAGATCTACTTCGAGGCCTGGAAGATGGGCGTCAAGGCCCTCGCGATCTACCGGGACAACTGCAAGGTCGGCCAGCCGCTCTCCGCCAAGAAGAAGGAGGAGGAGAAGCAGGAGATCGCCGAGAAGGCCGAGGAGGCCATCCGTACCGCGGTCGAGAAGGTCGTCGAGTACCGCCCGGTGCGCAAGCGCCTGCCCAAGGGCCGTCCCGGCATCACGACCTCCTTCACGGTCGGCGGCGCCGAGGGCTACATGACCGCCAACTCCTACCCGGACGACGGTCTCGGCGAGGTCTTCCTGAAGATGTCGAAGCAGGGCTCCACGCTCGCGGGCATGATGGACGCCTTCTCCATCGCCGTCTCGGTCGGCCTGCAGTACGGCGTGCCGCTGGAGACCTACGTCTCCAAGTTCACGAACATGCGCTTCGAGCCGGCCGGCATGACGGACGACCCGGACGTGCGGATGGCGCAGTCGATCGTCGACTACATCTTCCGCCGCCTGGCGCTCGACTTCCTGCCCTTCGAGACCCGCTCGGCGCTCGGCATCCACTCGGCCGAGGAGCGTCAGCGGCATCTGGAGACGGGTTCGTACGAGCCCGCCGAGGACGAGGTGGACGTCGAGGGCCTGGCCCAGTCCGCCCCGCGCCAGCAGGAGAGCCTGAAGCCGGTCTCCGCCCCGAAGGCCGGGACTCCGGCCCCGCAGCAGGCCCACACCTCCGCGGAACTGGTCGAGATGCAGCTCGGCATCAGCGCCGACGCGCCGCTGTGCTTCTCCTGCGGCACGAAGATGCAGCGTGCGGGTTCCTGCTACATCTGCGAGGGCTGCGGCTCGACGAGCGGCTGCAGCTGA
- the nrdR gene encoding transcriptional regulator NrdR codes for MHCPFCRHPDSRVVDSRTTDDGTSIRRRRQCPDCSRRFTTVETASLMVIKRSGVTEPFSRNKVISGVRKACQGRPVTEDALAQLGQRVEEAVRATGSAELTTHDVGLAILGPLQELDLVAYLRFASVYRAFDSLEDFEAAIAELREQRQPAEESGPGATHEVPEPARAAD; via the coding sequence ATGCACTGCCCCTTCTGCAGGCACCCTGACAGTCGTGTCGTCGACAGCCGGACCACCGACGACGGCACGTCGATCCGGCGCCGCCGCCAGTGCCCCGATTGCTCCCGTCGGTTCACGACGGTCGAGACGGCGTCGCTGATGGTGATCAAGCGCAGCGGGGTGACCGAGCCCTTCAGCCGCAACAAGGTCATCTCCGGCGTGCGCAAGGCGTGCCAGGGGCGGCCCGTCACCGAGGACGCCCTCGCCCAGCTCGGCCAGCGGGTCGAGGAGGCGGTGCGCGCCACCGGCAGCGCCGAGCTGACCACCCACGACGTGGGTCTGGCCATACTCGGCCCCCTGCAGGAACTCGACCTCGTCGCGTACCTGCGCTTCGCGTCCGTGTACCGAGCGTTCGACTCGCTCGAAGACTTCGAGGCCGCCATCGCGGAGCTGCGCGAGCAGCGGCAACCGGCAGAGGAGAGCGGGCCCGGTGCGACCCACGAGGTCCCCGAGCCCGCCAGGGCTGCCGACTGA